The following are encoded in a window of Alphaproteobacteria bacterium genomic DNA:
- the cysD gene encoding sulfate adenylyltransferase subunit CysD, whose translation MPTGSPKLSDAHLDRLEAEAIQIIREGVAEAERPVMLFSGGKDSCVMLHLARKAFFPARPPFPLLHVDTRWKFRELYRLRDSLAAQAGMSLIVHRNPEAEARGINPFDHGATLHTEMWKTAGLRQALDSGRFDVAFGGARRDEEMSRAKERVFSIRSAGHVWDPKRQRPELWRLYNGRLGPGETLRIFPLSDWTEADIWTYVAAQKIEVASLYFAAERTTIVQDGTLLIADDGREGVVRRVRVRTVGCWPLTGAVESDADSIEAILAELVREGTSERVGRLIDRDQKASMERKKREGYF comes from the coding sequence ATGCCGACGGGGAGCCCTAAGTTGAGCGACGCGCATCTCGATCGGCTGGAGGCCGAGGCGATCCAGATCATCCGCGAGGGCGTGGCCGAAGCGGAGCGGCCGGTGATGCTCTTCTCCGGCGGCAAGGACAGCTGCGTCATGCTGCACCTCGCGCGCAAGGCCTTCTTCCCCGCCCGGCCGCCCTTCCCCCTCCTCCACGTCGACACCCGGTGGAAATTCCGCGAGCTCTATCGCCTCCGCGATTCCCTCGCCGCACAGGCCGGGATGAGCCTGATCGTCCACCGCAATCCGGAGGCCGAGGCGCGCGGCATCAACCCGTTCGATCACGGCGCGACTTTGCACACCGAAATGTGGAAGACCGCAGGCCTCAGGCAGGCGCTCGACTCCGGCCGGTTCGACGTCGCCTTCGGCGGCGCCCGGCGCGACGAGGAGATGAGCCGGGCCAAGGAACGAGTCTTCTCGATCCGCTCGGCCGGGCACGTCTGGGACCCCAAGCGCCAGCGGCCCGAATTGTGGCGGCTCTACAACGGCCGGCTCGGGCCGGGCGAAACCCTCCGCATTTTTCCGCTCTCCGATTGGACCGAGGCGGACATCTGGACCTACGTCGCCGCGCAGAAGATCGAGGTCGCCTCGCTCTATTTCGCCGCCGAGCGGACGACGATCGTCCAGGACGGGACCCTGCTCATCGCCGACGACGGGCGCGAGGGCGTGGTACGGCGGGTGCGCGTGCGGACGGTCGGCTGCTGGCCGCTCACCGGTGCGGTCGAGAGCGACGCGGACAGCATCGAGGCGATCCTCGCCGAGCTTGTGCGCGAGGGCACGTCCGAGCGCGTCGGCCGCCTGATCGACCGCGACCAGAAGGCGTCGATGGAACGCAAGAAGCGCGAGGGCTACTTTTGA
- the virB11 gene encoding P-type DNA transfer ATPase VirB11: MSAAAALDERVYLRSYLAPLTGVLARADVTDIYVNGPGEIWVESTGGAIERHEAPGLTEATLARLARQVAALTHQGISREHPLLSATLPDGARVQIVIPPATRGHIALAIRKHVSPDLALEDYVAAGAFGETRARQSLERSDADRALANQLEAGDYAGMLAAAVRGRKNILVSGGTSTGKTTFLNALLREVPDSERLILIEDTPELQTRHENMVGLLAARSALGEAQVTANDLLGASLRMRPDRIILGELRGDEAYAFLRAVNTGHPGSMTTVHADSAERAIEQIVLLALQAGTQLNRDDIRHYVRSTVDVFVQLERIAGRRRIAEIVLSD; encoded by the coding sequence GTGAGCGCCGCGGCCGCGCTCGACGAGCGGGTCTATCTTCGCTCTTACCTCGCCCCGCTGACCGGAGTCCTGGCGCGGGCCGACGTGACCGACATCTACGTCAACGGGCCCGGCGAAATCTGGGTCGAATCGACCGGCGGAGCGATCGAGCGGCACGAGGCGCCGGGCCTTACCGAAGCCACCCTCGCCCGCCTCGCGCGCCAGGTCGCCGCGCTTACCCACCAGGGGATCAGCCGCGAGCATCCGCTGCTTTCGGCCACTTTGCCAGACGGCGCCCGGGTGCAGATCGTCATCCCCCCGGCGACCCGCGGCCATATCGCGCTGGCCATCCGCAAGCACGTCTCGCCCGATCTGGCGCTCGAGGATTATGTCGCCGCCGGGGCCTTCGGCGAGACCCGCGCGCGCCAGTCGCTCGAGCGATCGGACGCCGACCGGGCGCTCGCCAACCAGCTCGAGGCCGGAGATTATGCCGGAATGCTCGCCGCAGCGGTGCGCGGCCGCAAGAATATCCTCGTCTCTGGCGGAACCTCCACCGGCAAGACCACCTTCCTCAACGCCCTTCTGCGCGAAGTCCCGGACTCGGAGCGCCTGATCCTGATCGAGGACACGCCGGAGCTTCAGACCCGGCACGAAAACATGGTCGGCCTTCTCGCGGCGCGAAGCGCGCTCGGCGAGGCGCAGGTGACGGCGAACGACCTGCTCGGGGCGTCGCTGCGCATGCGCCCGGACCGAATCATCCTCGGCGAGCTTCGCGGCGACGAGGCCTATGCTTTCCTTCGCGCCGTCAACACCGGCCATCCGGGCTCGATGACCACCGTCCACGCCGACAGCGCCGAGCGGGCGATCGAGCAGATCGTTCTGCTCGCGCTCCAGGCCGGCACCCAGCTCAACCGCGACGACATCCGCCATTACGTGCGCAGCACCGTCGACGTCTTCGTCCAGCTTGAGCGGATCGCCGGGCGGCGGCGGATAGCCGAGATCGTGCTGAGCGATTGA
- a CDS encoding TrbI/VirB10 family protein encodes MAAAEGAPAAASGEGAANVPAPTAMAVAGTRTRAGVLANRTTTVAQGTVIPAVLETALDSTRAGMARAIVSRDVRGFDGTRVLIPRGSRLIGEYQSEVQPGQNRAMVNWFRLIRPDGTTISIGSPAGDPLGRAGIRASVNTHFFQRFAGAILQSALDIGVALAASSADNSGVLFVPGAFQSATPQIVQQQQITPTLTVRPGTSISIFVARDLDFTGAGARR; translated from the coding sequence ATGGCGGCGGCCGAGGGTGCTCCGGCGGCCGCATCGGGCGAGGGCGCCGCCAACGTGCCTGCTCCCACCGCCATGGCCGTCGCCGGAACGCGGACTCGCGCCGGCGTGCTCGCCAATCGCACCACTACGGTCGCCCAGGGCACGGTGATTCCGGCCGTGCTCGAAACCGCGCTCGATTCGACCCGGGCCGGCATGGCGCGGGCGATCGTCTCACGCGACGTTCGCGGCTTCGACGGCACCCGGGTGCTGATACCCCGGGGAAGCCGGCTGATCGGGGAATATCAGTCGGAGGTTCAGCCCGGCCAGAACCGGGCGATGGTCAACTGGTTTCGCCTGATCCGCCCGGATGGAACGACCATCTCGATCGGCTCGCCCGCCGGCGATCCGCTCGGACGCGCCGGCATTCGCGCCAGCGTGAACACCCATTTCTTCCAGCGCTTCGCCGGCGCGATCCTCCAGTCCGCGCTCGACATCGGAGTCGCCCTCGCCGCATCGAGCGCCGACAATAGCGGCGTACTGTTCGTCCCGGGCGCCTTCCAGAGCGCCACCCCCCAGATCGTCCAGCAGCAGCAGATCACGCCGACGCTCACCGTCCGGCCCGGAACGAGCATCAGCATCTTCGTCGCCCGAGACCTCGATTTCACCGGCGCCGGAGCGAGGCGGTGA
- a CDS encoding type VI secretion protein: MIAMLAQAEQQPQPQAGPQPEAPAFAPPGPSGPSGPPLPLDSRIQSVEYHEDQVIPIQVAGGYQLMVEFAADERIESVAVGDSAAWQVTPNHSGDRIFIKPLQSGLATNLTVVTSARTYTFDLGPGSPGGPYVLRFTYPGANATAEADPAGAVAGRYRLSGARALRPSRISDDGIHTYIEWPRDRSLPAVYAIDERGQESIVNGMMRDDLFVIDAVVHRLVFRIDRDVARAERVEERGRP; the protein is encoded by the coding sequence TTGATCGCGATGCTCGCCCAGGCGGAGCAGCAGCCGCAGCCCCAGGCCGGGCCTCAGCCCGAGGCGCCGGCCTTCGCGCCTCCCGGGCCGTCCGGGCCGTCCGGGCCGCCCCTGCCGCTGGATTCGCGCATCCAGTCAGTCGAATATCATGAAGACCAGGTGATTCCGATCCAGGTCGCCGGCGGCTATCAGCTGATGGTCGAGTTCGCCGCCGACGAGCGGATCGAGAGCGTCGCCGTCGGCGACAGCGCCGCCTGGCAGGTCACTCCCAACCACAGCGGCGACCGAATCTTCATCAAGCCGCTCCAGAGCGGCCTCGCCACCAACCTCACCGTCGTGACCAGCGCCCGCACCTACACGTTCGACCTGGGACCGGGCTCGCCGGGCGGACCCTATGTGCTCCGCTTCACCTATCCCGGCGCCAATGCGACGGCCGAGGCCGATCCCGCCGGGGCGGTCGCCGGCCGCTATCGCCTGAGCGGTGCGCGCGCGCTTCGCCCGAGCCGGATCAGCGACGACGGAATCCACACCTATATCGAATGGCCGCGGGACCGCTCGCTGCCCGCGGTCTACGCGATCGACGAGCGCGGACAGGAATCGATCGTCAACGGGATGATGCGCGACGATCTGTTCGTCATCGACGCGGTCGTCCACCGGCTGGTCTTCCGAATCGATCGCGACGTCGCCCGCGCCGAGCGGGTCGAGGAAAGGGGACGGCCCTGA
- a CDS encoding VirB4 family type IV secretion/conjugal transfer ATPase, with amino-acid sequence MQLLPALTREARIVARERPAGFHLPYARHVDDHTIETRDGMLMQMIHLRGLLFETADSEEINYRKRLRDAMLQAIGSSRFALYHHIVRRRIGAELSADHPDPFSRELDAMWRARLSTKRLYINDLFLTLIRRPLQGRVGAFDRLGGLFGRGPAEAETGSAYEVRQLDVARDALIAALGSYAPRLLGAYETPQGFCSEPLEFLSALYNGEMRPVLMPMQDLGAYLPYRRVSFGQETVELGPCANQERSFLGLVSIKDYPGQTAPGMLDELLRLPFELTVSQSFGFVERQAALGRMNLALRRMRSAEDEAVSLRADLSSAKDEVAAGRAGFGEHHMTIAIRGDTPAQVDEGVAEAQAALADLGINTVREEIAIEPAFWAQFPGNFKYIARRGLVSTGNFAGLASGHNFPLGQADGNLWGEAVTLLETTAAGPYYFNFHQGDLGNFTVIGPSGSGKTVVLNFLLAQARKFRPRITFFDKDRGAELFIRAIGGRYDLLRPGVPSGLNPLQLDDAPVNRQFLIDWVTLLAGGADIDEVARIKDAVDANFQQPVEHRRLRHLAELFRGAARPHAGDLWSRLRPWWGDGERAWLFDNERDRIDLSAEAVGFDITSILDDPAMRTPAMMYLFHRVEERLDGTAAIIVVDEGWKALDDDVFVRRIKDWEKTIRKRNGIVAFATQSAQDALESRIASAIIEQAATQIFMANPKARAADYIEGFGLTPHEFDLVRSLPDSAHCFLIKHGAESVVARLNLSGEDRILTILSGRERTVRLLDEIRAETGDDPELWIPRLMERA; translated from the coding sequence ATGCAACTCCTACCGGCCCTGACCCGCGAGGCGCGGATCGTCGCGCGCGAGCGGCCGGCGGGGTTCCACCTCCCCTATGCCCGCCACGTCGACGATCACACGATCGAGACCCGCGACGGCATGCTGATGCAGATGATCCATCTGCGCGGCCTGCTGTTCGAGACCGCCGACAGCGAGGAGATCAACTACCGCAAGCGGCTTCGCGACGCGATGCTTCAGGCGATCGGCTCGTCGCGCTTCGCGCTCTACCACCACATCGTCCGCCGCCGGATCGGCGCGGAGCTTTCCGCCGACCATCCCGATCCCTTCTCGCGCGAGCTCGACGCCATGTGGCGGGCGCGCCTCTCGACCAAGCGGCTCTACATCAACGATCTGTTCCTGACGCTGATCCGCCGGCCGCTGCAGGGCCGGGTCGGCGCGTTCGACCGGCTGGGCGGCCTGTTCGGCCGCGGTCCCGCCGAAGCCGAGACCGGCAGCGCCTACGAGGTGCGCCAGCTCGACGTCGCCCGCGACGCGCTGATCGCCGCGCTCGGCAGCTACGCGCCGCGGCTGCTCGGCGCCTATGAAACGCCGCAGGGCTTCTGCTCCGAGCCGCTCGAATTCCTCTCCGCGCTCTACAATGGCGAGATGCGCCCGGTGCTGATGCCGATGCAGGATCTGGGCGCCTACCTCCCCTATCGCCGGGTCAGCTTCGGGCAGGAGACCGTGGAGCTCGGCCCGTGCGCCAATCAGGAGCGAAGCTTCCTCGGCCTCGTCTCGATCAAAGACTATCCCGGCCAGACCGCGCCCGGAATGCTCGACGAGCTGCTTCGCCTGCCCTTCGAGCTGACCGTCTCGCAAAGCTTCGGCTTCGTCGAGCGGCAGGCGGCGCTCGGGCGGATGAACCTCGCGCTGAGGCGGATGCGCTCGGCCGAGGATGAGGCCGTCAGCCTTCGCGCCGATCTTTCCAGCGCCAAGGACGAGGTCGCCGCCGGCCGCGCCGGCTTCGGCGAGCATCACATGACGATCGCGATCCGCGGCGACACGCCCGCGCAGGTCGACGAGGGCGTCGCCGAGGCGCAGGCGGCGCTCGCCGATCTCGGGATCAACACCGTGCGCGAGGAGATCGCCATCGAGCCCGCCTTCTGGGCGCAGTTTCCGGGCAATTTCAAATATATCGCCCGCCGCGGCCTGGTCTCCACGGGCAATTTCGCGGGCCTCGCCAGCGGCCACAACTTCCCGCTCGGCCAGGCCGACGGCAACCTGTGGGGCGAGGCCGTCACCCTGCTCGAGACCACCGCCGCCGGCCCTTATTACTTCAACTTCCACCAGGGCGACCTGGGCAATTTCACGGTGATCGGGCCGTCGGGCTCGGGCAAGACCGTGGTGCTCAACTTCCTGCTCGCCCAGGCGCGCAAGTTCCGCCCGCGAATCACCTTCTTCGACAAGGACCGCGGCGCCGAATTGTTCATCCGGGCGATCGGCGGCCGCTACGACCTGCTGCGCCCCGGAGTCCCGTCCGGGCTCAATCCGCTCCAGCTCGACGACGCGCCGGTCAACCGCCAGTTCCTGATCGACTGGGTCACCCTGCTCGCCGGCGGGGCGGACATCGACGAGGTGGCTCGGATCAAGGACGCGGTCGACGCCAATTTCCAGCAACCCGTCGAGCACCGCCGCCTTCGCCATCTGGCCGAGCTGTTCCGAGGCGCGGCGCGGCCCCATGCGGGCGACCTGTGGTCGCGCCTCCGGCCCTGGTGGGGCGACGGCGAGCGCGCCTGGCTGTTCGACAACGAGCGCGACAGGATCGACCTCTCGGCCGAGGCGGTCGGCTTCGACATTACTTCGATCCTCGACGATCCCGCGATGCGCACCCCGGCGATGATGTACCTGTTCCACCGGGTCGAGGAGCGGCTCGACGGGACGGCGGCGATCATCGTCGTCGACGAGGGCTGGAAGGCGCTCGACGACGACGTCTTCGTTCGCCGGATCAAGGATTGGGAGAAGACGATCCGCAAGAGGAACGGGATCGTCGCCTTCGCAACGCAGAGCGCCCAGGACGCGCTCGAAAGCCGAATCGCCAGCGCGATCATCGAGCAGGCGGCGACCCAGATCTTCATGGCCAATCCCAAGGCGCGCGCCGCCGACTATATCGAAGGCTTCGGCCTCACCCCGCACGAGTTCGATCTGGTCCGCTCGCTTCCAGACAGCGCGCATTGCTTCCTGATCAAGCACGGCGCGGAAAGCGTCGTCGCCCGGCTCAACCTCAGCGGCGAGGACCGGATCCTCACCATCCTTTCCGGGCGCGAGCGCACCGTGCGGCTGCTCGACGAGATCCGCGCCGAGACCGGCGACGATCCGGAGCTGTGGATTCCGCGGCTGATGGAGCGGGCATGA
- a CDS encoding type VI secretion protein → MIGLERDTLFVALTRPQMFAGVTYSFFIANAVIATELFLVFRSAWVLLAAVVIHGVGAVLCVREPRFFDLWLTRVSRCPRVKNYAIWRCNSYRP, encoded by the coding sequence ATGATCGGGCTCGAGCGGGACACCTTGTTCGTCGCGTTGACGCGGCCGCAGATGTTCGCGGGCGTGACCTACAGCTTCTTCATCGCCAATGCGGTGATCGCGACCGAATTGTTCCTCGTCTTCCGCTCGGCCTGGGTGCTGCTCGCGGCCGTCGTCATCCATGGCGTGGGCGCCGTGCTCTGCGTTCGCGAGCCTCGCTTCTTCGATCTGTGGCTGACCAGGGTCTCGCGCTGCCCGCGCGTCAAGAATTACGCGATCTGGCGATGCAACTCCTACCGGCCCTGA
- a CDS encoding type VI secretion protein: MFLRGKRASGGRGGIALALAGLWSAAWPGAAIAGTLSDPQGSGVIVAAVRWLEGTLLGTIATVVAVIAVASVGFLMLTGRINWRYGATVILGCFILFGAASIVAGIQSTAAIGN, from the coding sequence GCGGGGAGGCATCGCGCTGGCGCTCGCGGGCTTGTGGAGCGCGGCGTGGCCCGGCGCGGCGATCGCCGGCACTCTCTCCGATCCCCAGGGCTCGGGCGTGATCGTGGCCGCGGTGCGCTGGCTCGAAGGCACGTTGCTCGGGACGATCGCGACGGTCGTCGCGGTGATCGCTGTGGCCTCGGTCGGCTTCCTGATGCTCACGGGGCGGATCAACTGGCGCTACGGGGCGACCGTGATCCTCGGCTGCTTCATCCTGTTCGGCGCGGCGAGCATCGTGGCCGGCATCCAATCCACGGCGGCGATCGGAAACTAG